One window from the genome of Podospora pseudocomata strain CBS 415.72m chromosome 6, whole genome shotgun sequence encodes:
- a CDS encoding hypothetical protein (COG:A; EggNog:ENOG503NWI5), whose amino-acid sequence MAYNPYGAPPYGAPPSYAAFPGATHAPGMAPPPGLGPPPGMSSAPGMAPPPGVQQSSLSAQANRPSGLPASFQPPPNLPNINFNAPVIRLGPTVPPLKPGASLTDRRDSHTPTSARLGLGSDRHDQSRAQMRENIQSLVPPTPEERLRTIFVHKIPSGVGGEEGIQKLLNAVGRVQRWGSAQSHLSEHKGDLFGFAQYEDPESLALAVELLKDVEVPVKKQAPIENPPADEDDKFEDIEKVKLQVVVDSSTERYIESWKEALPDDSNYDARLYEARQSLKHFIRNLFYPRAGGGRDAEGDTAMGNGMNGIGDNIEVINIPIAPEDDLADIPAEMRATVAAEIAAFRDRSNRRDLERLRREEEFEEQERQRNGAPRKSRLDSPPPGANSNSIPLGPRGVPNAPSGPRGQNRGIDFVNGGTTNGHGPQFRDDDDTDADDEELYERELSKQRAEEDKAYLEAERKWVNRERQRAAALERERERERVETEGFARRKEDQLDKEKNWDDERETSRKVHLYYRDHSQWIRDRTAFRNQEAARDEMDRRQEQEELRKAEADMEHARDMADSFLERQAEAMTAHRPAAPAAAPAAPQKVTISFGAAAQKVAQRAATTRRTVAEVEGLLDDDEQDKTTKRTLIPIKFEPITDTKAMTEEDIANAVRALAQEIPVDKEGLWAWDVKWDYLEEGIIRDKLRPFVEKKVVEFLGVQEQFLVDVVEEHLRKHQKPAELVETLGEALDEDAEDLVKKLWRMVIFFTESEKRGLPA is encoded by the exons ATGGCATACAACCCTTATGGAG CCCCGCCTTATGGCGCTCCTCCCAGCTATGCTGCCTTCCCGGGCGCTACTCATGCTCCTGGAATGGCACCACCTCCCGGTCTAG GGCCCCCTCCAGGCATGTCCTCTGCCCCTGGAATGGCACCACCCCCGGGTGTCCAGCAGTCTAGTCTCTCTGCCCAAGCTAATCGACCAAGCGGCCTGCCTGCATCCTTTCAACCACCGCCCAATCTTCCCAACATCAACTTCAACGCTCCGGTGATTCGCCTCGGCCCCACCGTCCCGCCTCTCAAGCCTGGCGCCTCTCTGACCGATCGAAGAGATTCTCATACCCCCACATCAGCCAGACTTGGTCTTGGTTCAGACAGGCACGACCAGTCCCGGGCGCAGATGAGAGAGAATATACAGTCACTAgtaccacccacccccgagGAGCGACTGCGAACAATATTCGTGCACAAGATTCCGAGTGGCGTgggcggcgaagagggaATTCAAAAGCTGTTGAACGCAGTTGGCAGGGTGCAAAGATGGGGCTCGGCTCAGTCCCATCTGTCAGAGCACAAGGGGGACTTGTTTGGTTTTGCTCAGTACGAAGACCCTGAATCACTTGCCCTCGCAGTCGAGTTACTCAAAGACGTCGAGGTACCCGTGAAGAAACAAGCGCCGATCGAGAACCCTCCcgccgacgaagacgacaaaTTCGAGGACATTGAGAAAGTCAAGTTGCAGGTTGTGGTAGACTCCAGTACCGAAAGGTACATTGAGTCTTGGAAGGAAGCACTCCCTGATGACTCCAACTACGACGCGAGGTTGTACGAGGCTCGGCAATCTCTCAAACATTTCATTCGGAACCTGTTCTACCCCAGAGCTGGCGGTGGCAGGGATGCTGAAGGAGATACCGCCATGGGCAATGGCATGAATGGGATTGGCGACAATATTGAAGTGATCAATATCCCTATTGCGCCCGAGGATGACCTCGCCGATATTCCTGCTGAAATGCGCGCTACAGTTGCCGCCGAAATCGCTGCCTTCCGAGATCGGAGCAATCGTCGCGATCTGGAACGGCTtcgaagagaagaagagtttgaggagcaAGAGAGGCAACGTAATGGCGCGCCGAGGAAATCTCGACTTGactctcctccgccaggtGCCAACTCCAACAGCATTCCTCTTGGCCCACGTGGTGTTCCCAATGCGCCGTCAGGTCCTAGAGGGCAAAACCGGGGCATTGACTTTGTGAACGGAGGCACCACTAACGGTCACGGGCCGCAATTTCGAGATGACGACGATACAGatgccgacgacgaagagctCTACGAGCGCGAGCTTTCCAAGCAGCGCGCAGAGGAGGATAAAGCTTACTTGGAGGCGGAGCGGAAGTGGGTTAATCGTGAGCGACAACGCGCCGCTGCCTTGGAGAGAGAACGTGAGCGTGAGAGGGTTGAGACAGAAGGTTTTGCTAGGAGGAAAGAGGATCAGTTGGATAAGGAAAAAAACTGGGATGACGAGAGGGAAACATCGCGCAAGGTCCACCTCTACTACCGCGATCACAGTCAATGGATCCGAGATCGGACCGCGTTCCGCAATCAGGAAGCGGCACGCGACGAGATGGACCGAAGACAGGAACAGGAAGAGCTGCGCAAGGCTGAGGCCGATATGGAGCATGCCAGGGATATGGCTGACTCCTTCCTCGAGCGCCAAGCTGAGGCGATGACTGCCCATCGCCCTGCTGCCCCTGCGGCCGCCCCTGCAGCACCGCAGAAAGTTACCATTTCTTtcggtgctgctgctcaaaagGTTGCCCAGCGCGCTGCCACTACACGGCGCACTGttgccgaggtggagggctTGTTGGACGATGACGAGCAAGACAAGACTACGAAGCGCACCCTTATACCCATCAAGTTTGAGCCCATCACCGACACCAAGGCCATGACAGAGGAGGACATTGCGAATGCTGTCCGCGCGCTCGCTCAAGAAATTCCCGTCGACAAGGAAGGCTTGTGGGCCTGGGATGTCAAGTGGGACTACTTGGAGGAAGGCATCATCCGTGATAAGCTGAGGCCTTTTgttgagaagaaggttgttgAGTTTCTGGGTGTGCAAGAGCAGTTTCtggtggacgtggtggaggagcacTTGCGCAAACATCAGAAGCCAGCCGAGCTGGTTGAGACCCTCGGCGAGGCTCTGGATGAAGACGCAGAAGATCTTGTGAAGAAACTTTGGCGCATGGTTATCTTCTTTACAGAGAGCGAGAAGCGCGGGTTGCCTGCCTGA
- a CDS encoding hypothetical protein (COG:S; EggNog:ENOG503P6MY), translated as MFELPTNSEIAVPSARLQENKSKPFTVLSTSTAAPRISVINCFRPLAQICRTATSSSTKPSPLLLNLTQTSHFSTARVLRREATAAAPSPSTTTTTTTSRPQQKILGLASKLNRTPAPRPPPLKADPLFGPSSSSSTGSLSTSRSSLFNRTVGKKETQVFSAIINRDAKESLSKESSGTLSNLTTALFMTNAGLQTPDIRLRPTSGRTVPVKSNDPARAFKVLNALCRHNNLANTVREQRFHERPALKRKRKLRERWRTRFKDGFVAVIDRTMELRKQGW; from the exons ATGTTTGAG ctaCCAACCAATTCGGAGATAGCCGTGCCGAGCGCGCGACTTCAAGAAAATAAATCGAAACCTTTCACAGTCCTGAGCACCTCAACGGCAGCGCCACGGATATCCGTGATCAATTGC TTCCGCCCACTCGCCCAGATCTGCCGCacggcaacatcatcatcaaccaaaccatcacccctcctcctcaaccttaCCCAAacctcccacttctccacCGCCCGAGTGCTCCGTCGAGAAGCCACCGCTGCCGCCccttcaccatccaccaccaccaccaccactacctcCCGCCCCCAACAAAAAatcctcggcctcgcctcCAAACTCAACCGCACCCCCGCCCCTagaccaccccccctcaaagCCGACCCCTTGTTCggtccctcctcttcctcctccaccggctccctctccacctcccgctCCAGCCTCTTTAACCGCACCGTCGGCAAAAAGGAAACCCAAGTCTTCtccgccatcatcaaccgcGACGCCAAAGAGTCCCTCAGCAAAGAATCCAGCggcaccctctccaacctgaCCACCGCCTTGTTCATGACAAACGCCGGCCTCCAAACCCCCGACATCCGTCTCCGTCCTACCAGCGGCCGTACCGTCCCCGTCAAGAGCAACGATCCCGCCAGAGCGTTCAAGGTGCTCAACGCGCTGTGCAGACACAATAACTTGGCGAACACGGTCAGGGAGCAGAGGTTCCATGAGCGGCCGGCgctcaagaggaagaggaagctgagggagaggtggaggacgaggttcAAGGATGGGTTTGTGGCGGTTATCGACCGGACGATGGAGTTGAGGAAGCAGGGGTGGTAA
- a CDS encoding hypothetical protein (EggNog:ENOG503P0X0; COG:S): protein MRRPRVSIVCVQLPAVLPLDRLKFALSLFPRRRSGTVTRFPLFATGCAVPNSLTGLAQSSANPESCKVGVREEDAPAMANLTSTTSIATYTRSTRAPSHLSKPPPSTTLNSIRGTAPSAPPPQHPSASLPVVASPTSISNVSLFLTNLRLLDLDLSPDWPGISPSTFNAKDAGGQKKRIQCVEWALYHLFALYDRDETRNKLLPFFPPNDQVQSLNLRAALLRQLEQAKKNGVLGRDAVVRKTMLDECKGERLEEVLAVFSSVVLKKVVAERQLNSRDPMSPPLAQALALENMGYSGDKTELTVLVLAHRVSLQRTLDEKNALRKRFNSFAEILADKERGIARRRRQQQDQDDDGEEGVPEQTRRDVWKTVRNNWTGSERWMETLLHGDSQAQRDGVLSAPFDRVWRRVQSDRLAELDEKEPGLLEQLDDRVRSQRERLERWQGFRQRMFGDTASGSTTRQAGAQERPKGIDLGFRGHETLHIGRASTKKLASSRASDFDHEYEKLISNLKAELDGITPSVPHIPSFFQQTPTAVPPLDLDGVVESESEEISDISDHEPTPIAVRPSPPRRDPIKLEPVFEPVLRKAQSFYHDEIDVNEIPTTPSRHALRRAATIKSNTPSPRRREPTQTPTPTQSPRRRLSSPPKPVLTPTRNTVLPAPQLSPELASSPEELPSPTQQMADQILASVSNASPSPIKRSRHTLSLAERTRLSMARRTSHANLRVSAEDDDLLLDSPAPEPQKQPQPPSITPPSPPTGTNGYEDLVSRTRRSMANFEAVKQKAQIERRRSLRQAKAAPATPQNQGGRPRSAYFSSLDEEGEDSYQDEGNTTLLIAEELINEGKEDDYEAVFMSRPKIATSPVGTPVMRGRNWAVSDF from the coding sequence ATGCGCCGTCCACGTGTGTCCATTGTGTGTGTGCAATTGCCAGCTGTTCTGCCTCTTGACCGCCTGAAGTTTGCCCTGTCTCTCTTTCCCAGACGACGCTCTGGAACCGTCACTCGTTTTCCTCTGTTTGCGACTGGTTGCGCAGTCCCCAATTCACTGACTGGACTAGCCCAGTCATCAGCGAACCCGGAATCTTGCAAAGTTGGTGTTAGAGAAGAAGATGCTCCAGCCATGGCGAACCTTACCTCGACCACATCCATTGCCACCTACACTCGCTCGACCCGTGCGCCCTCCCATCTTAGCAAACCGCCTCCCTCGACGACCTTGAACTCAATTCGTGGGACTGCCCCATCTGCCCCGCCGCCCCAGCACCCATCAGCCTCGTTGCCCGTTGTCGCTTCACcgacctccatctccaacgtcTCGCTGTTTCTGACgaacctccgcctcctcgacctAGACCTCTCGCCTGACTGGCCCGGTATCTCTCCCTCGACATTCAACGCCAAAGATGCCGGCGGACAGAAGAAGCGCATCCAATGCGTCGAATGGGCCCTGTACCACCTCTTCGCTCTCTACGACAGGGACGAAACAAGAAACAAATTGCTTCCATTCTTCCCTCCGAACGACCAGGTTCAGTCGCTGAACCTGCGCGCCGCCTTGCTGAGACAATTGGAAcaagccaagaagaatgGGGTCCTGGGAAGAGATGCCGTGGTGCGCAAGACGATGCTGGACGAGTGCAAGGGCGAGAGGCTGGAAGAGGTCTTGGCGGTATTCTCGTCGGTCGTCTTGAAGAAAGTCGTCGCGGAGAGGCAGCTCAACTCGCGAGACCCAATGAGTCCACCACTGGCTCAAGCACTGGCGCTGGAGAATATGGGCTATTCTGGGGACAAGACAGAGCTGACGGTGTTGGTCCTGGCGCATAGGGTCTCTTTGCAAAGAACATTGGACGAAAAGAATGCATTGAGAAAGAGATTCAACAGCTTCGCCGAAATATTGGCAGACAAAGAACGAGGCATTGCACGCAGGCGGAGGCAacagcaagaccaagacgacgacggcgaggaaggagtgCCTGAACAAACCAGACGAGATGTATGGAAGACTGTTAGGAACAACTGGACGGGAAGCGAGCGCTGGATGGAGACGCTCCTGCATGGGGACAGCCAGGCCCAGAGAGATGGAGTCTTGTCAGCGCCCTTTGAcagggtttggaggagggttcAATCTGATCGGTTGGCTGAGCTGGACGAAAAAGAGCCTGGGTTGCTGGAACAGCTCGACGACCGTGTTAGAAGCCAGAGGGAGAGGCTGGAAAGGTGGCAGGGCTTCCGCCAGAGGATGTTTGGGGACACCGCATCAGGGTCTACCACACGACAGGCTGGAGCACAGGAACGACCAAAGGGTATTGATCTTGGATTTCGAGGACATGAGACCCTCCATATCGGGCGGGCAAGCACAAAGAAGCTGGCCTCAAGCAGGGCGAGCGATTTCGATCACGAGTACGAGAAGTTGATTTCGAATCTCAAGGCCGAGTTGGATGGCATTACTCCCAGCGTGCCCCACATTCCATCCTTCTTCCAACAAACGCCCACGGCAGTCCCGCCATTAGATTTGGACGGCGTTGTCGAGTCCGAGAGCGAGGAGATCTCAGACATTAGCGACCATGAGCCAACGCCAATCGCGGTCCGCCCATCACCTCCGCGCCGGGACCCGATCAAGCTCGAGCCGGTGTTTGAGCCGGTTCTTCGAAAGGCACAGTCGTTTTACCACGATGAAATTGACGTGAATGAaatcccaacaacaccctcccgtCACGCTCTCCGCCGGGCAGCCACCATCAAATCGAAtacaccatcaccaagaagacGGGAACCTACCCAGacacccacacccactcAGAGCCCACGAAGGCGTCTCAGTTCACCACCCAAGCCGGTCCTAACCCCAACACGGAATACCGTCTTACCTGCGCCACAACTCTCCCCCGAACTTGCCTCCTCACCAGAAGAGttgccatctccaacccagcAAATGGCCGACCAAATCCTCGCCTCCGTCAGCaacgcctccccctccccgatcAAGCGAAGCAGGCACACCCTCTCCCTAGCCGAACGAACCCGCCTCTCCATGGCCCGGCGCACCTCCCACGCCAACCTGCGTGTCTCCGCCGAAGACGACGATCTGCTCCTCGACTCCCCGGCCCCCGAACCGCAAaagcaaccccaacctccttctatcacccctccctccccaccgacAGGCACAAACGGTTACGAAGACCTCGTTTCCCGCACCCGCCGCTCCATGGCCAACTTTGAAGCCGTCAAGCAAAAGGCTCAGATTGAGCGGAGGAGATCCCTCCGGCAGGCTAAAGCGGCACCCGCCACTCCCCAGAATCAGGGAGGAAGACCGAGAAGTGCATATTTTTCTTCgttggatgaggaaggagaggatagTTATCAGGATGAGGGAAACACCACGCTGTTGATTGCCGAGGAGTTGATTAatgaggggaaggaggatgattATGAGGCGGTGTTTATGAGCAGACCGAAGATTGCGACGAGTCCGGTGGGCACGCCGGTAATGAGGGGAAGGAATTGGGCTGTGAGTGATTTTTAG
- a CDS encoding hypothetical protein (EggNog:ENOG503NVKW) — translation MAARHDYLPSKHDTSLLPRWIIQTSNNIIKARKAEIAKLQSHEINKTGQIRVDGIVPLCRLIAKHRFAIQTQDKNVEKCNYTQKFFIDTLVVVLEALGSTPSKPGASQNADHGTSSVSKEEVEQLISANRFVPLQNGEIDGSSDKEVPQQSSTTQPRKQARPGRAKKGKKGKKHNHKRPEPSVSEEDPVNLSLEDYKLIEEKDSEWGYMWAASDLAQNWIQLRRSLQEVWRDVAYNHLNIAIGGTLSNSAIAMIQRRSRAILLIFPTMIHMAAS, via the exons ATGGCCGCTCGCCACGACTATCTCCCCTCCAAGCACGACACCAGCTTGCTTCCTCGCTGGATAATACAGacctccaacaacatcatcaaagCACGCAAGGCTGAAATTGCCAAACTCCAGTCGCACGAAATCAACAAGACGGGTCAAATTAGGGTCGATGGGATCGTCCCGTTGTGCCGACTCATTGCCAAGCAT AGGTTCGCGATCCAGACTCAAGACAAAAATGTTGAGAAATGCAATTATACCCAAAAGTTCTTCATCGACACACTCGTAGTGGTCTTGGAGGCCCTCGGGAGTACGCCTTCGAAGCCGGGGGCAAGCCAGAATGCGGATCATGGTACTTCATCAGTTAGCAAAGAGGAGGTCGAGCAGCTCATCTCCGCCAATAGATTTGTCCCTCTCCAGAATGGCGAGATAGATGGGTCTAGCGACAAGGAGGTCCCACAACAGTCATCGACGACCCAACCACGCAAACAAGCCCGTCCTGGTAGAGcaaagaagggcaagaaagGCAAGAAGCACAACCACAAACGCCCAGAGCCTTCCGTCTCAGAAGAAGATCCCGTCAATCTTTCACTGGAGGATTACAAGCTCATTGAAGAAAAAGATTCGGAATGGGGGTACATGTGGGCTGCATCCGATTTGGCCCAAAACTGGATACAGCTTCGCCGCTCTCTTCAAGAGGTTTGGCGAGATGTCGCAtacaaccacctcaacattGCTATTGGTGGCACGCTCTCCAACTCCGCCATTGCCATGATCCAACGACGTTCAAGAGCGATTTTGTTAATTTTCCCGACCATGATTCATATGGCAGCATCATGA
- the GAS5_2 gene encoding 1,3-beta-glucanosyltransferase (EggNog:ENOG503NYHJ; COG:G; CAZy:GH72), protein MKTTTVLSALAAAAAVNATPTATLPLKARQTELEPITATGNAFYKGKERFFVRGIDYQPGGAAANVDPLADPKVCKPDIEKFKKLGINTIRVYSTDNSKDHDECMEELAKAGIYVVLDANNPLYSINRDDPHTSYNAIYLQSVFATIDAFAKYTNTMAFFSGNEVIHDHANTTLTARYVKATDRDMRRYIKARKYRKILVGYSAADVTENRLQTADYFNCGTDEERSDFFAFNDYSWCTSNFIESGWDQKVKNFTGYGLPIFLSEYGCNHNVRDFGELESLMHPNMTSVYSGGLMYEYSEEPNKYGIVKIEGGDKGNGFDQTGKRTEMQPEFNNLVKAMKAFPAPKGLAGASTENKASKCPENNDHWIVSTVLPEIPEEALQYFENGAGKGPGLNGKGSQWAGHVASKSPEFPDGDAQGSTGGSGSDDNENAAPRGAASILFVSGLVALVAGAISL, encoded by the exons ATGAAGACCACGACTGTTTTGTCCGCGCTCGcggctgccgctgctgtgAACGCTACCCCAACTGCCACTCTCCCCCTCAAGGCCCGCCAGACGGAGCTTGAGCCCATCACTGCCACCGGCAACGCCTTCtacaagggcaaggagagATTCTTCGTCCGCGGTATCGACTACCAGCCAGGTGGTGCTGCCGCCAATGTCGACCCTCTGGCCGATCCCAAGGTCTGCAAGCCCGACATCGAGAAGTTCAAGAAGCTcggcatcaacaccatccgtGTGTACTCGACCGACAACTCCAAGGACCACGATGAGTGCATGGAGGAGCTCGCCAAGGCCGGCATCTACGTCGTCCTTGatgccaacaaccccttgTATTCTATCAACCGTGACGACCCTCACACCTCGTACAACGCCATCTACCTCCAGAGCGTCTTCGCCACCATTGATGCCTTTGCTAAGtacaccaacaccatggcTTTCTTCTCTGGCAACGAGGTCATCCACGACCatgccaacaccaccctcactgCCCGCTACGTCAAGGCCACCGACCGTGACATGCGCCGCTACATCAAGGCTCGCAAGTACCGCAAGATCCTGGTCGGATACTCTGCCGCCGATGTGACCGAGAACCGTCTCCAGACTGCTGACTACTTCAACTGCGGTACCGATGAGGAGCGCAGcgacttcttcgccttt AACGATTACTCTTGGTGCACTAGCAACTTCATCGAGTCCGGCTGGGACCAGAAGGTCAAGAACTTCACCGGCTATGGTCTTCCCATCTTCCTGTCCGAGTACGGCTGCAACCACAACGTCCGTGACTTTGGTGAGCTCGAGTCCCTCATGCACCCCAACATGACCAGCGTCTACTCCGGTGGTCTCATGTACGAGTACTCCGAGGAGCCCAACAAGTACGGTATCGTCAAGATTGAGGGTGGCGACAAGGGCAACGGTTTCGACCAGACTGGCAAGCGCACTGAGATGCAGCCCGAGTTCAACAACCTGGTCAAGGCCATGAAGGCTTTCCCCGCCCCCAAGGGTCTTGCCGGCGCCAGCACCGAGAACAAGGCTTCCAAGTGCCCCGAGAACAACGACCACTGGATCGTCAGCACCGTCCTTCCCGAGATTCCCGAGGAGGCCCTTCAGTACTTCGAGAACGGTGCTGGCAAGGGCCCCGGCCTTAACGGCAAGGGCTCCCAGTGGGCTGGCCACGTCGCTTCCAAGAGCCCCGAGTTCCCCGATGGAGATGCCCAGGGCAGCACTGGCGGCTCTGGCTCCGATGACAACGAGAACGCTGCTCCCCGCGGCGCTGCCTCGATCCTCTTTGTCTCCGGCCTCGTTGCTCTCGTCGCCGGTGCCATTTCCCTGTAA
- a CDS encoding hypothetical protein (EggNog:ENOG503NX74; COG:S), translating to MTSQSPQYQHFVPQFLLRNFSHPYKPDGPTKGRKFQKGMFPKDKVVRHVDFAVDPPVICESPVNRILGLVNMYDNPNKPTALQREVEILFSKLEHQASQIFRKISKAFEQKSTVVSMSRAERDLMRKFLFLLMYRNRGFHTRFNHATPDGYNEDDKELVREYMRKNNIITPLDVWLDGIKTIIELPMDPGKKWLGVLMGKMYPQDAMWFWLHAEFSYMAILTPAEDGDEFILTDNAYAIFEGPNTSALDAETQEVIDTEYLPLHTFAPISPKLLIVLRADIFPDPLEDADERVREARKLMRLACRAPLESPGSEKVRSLLADLPISKARNNYTVIVDSRLELKAGQPPKRRQTDRFDFTIFPVKQNHVNMINGIFLDSCAPCTSIVFESRDAFARTLEWYLTAPCSMGKVLGGKHKEIRRRALFKLEAISRALGSQKETKWQDVEEVVMDNVEQWRAENLDKQRNLVRLMNADLDGLYEGVHRQANKYGRPFNSKSYGPYFLLGGSRYTAEEDFAQANLIRRFRIKIDLWSKGMVDEVIRQRNRDLIETAYLRLPPRRVWMLIKLIRLMLLAGPDKPVDLKLAKSEFDGPEDTIARVHHLVTPKVLNDLLWRTHINDMYSRRNHGVDIWARQNGGWDLAAWEMPFLHHIRGSIRNCGIPAIEKFGLEVPGSPTPACTIDTFRDMRPTDIRKTIVELNVRKLAELEFDSLFDNQVECHDLLMEFKRLFFQLSYPTPPYTWLLEMAVRAGVL from the exons ATGACTTCACAGAGCCCCCAATATCAACACTTTGTCCCTCAGTTCCTCCTTCGTAACTTCTCTCACCCCTACAAGCCAGATGGACCAACCAAAGGCCGCAAATTCCAAAAGGGGATGTTCCCAAAAGACAAAGTCGTTCGGCACGTTGATTTCGCGGTTGATCCGCCTGTTATTTGTGAGAGTCCCGTCAACCGGATCTTGGGACTGGTCAACATGTACGACAACCCGAACAAGCCAACCGCTTTGCAACGAGAAGTCGAGATCCTGTTCTCCAAACTTGAACATCAAGCTAGCCAGATCTTCCGCAAGATCAGCAAGGCTTTCGAGCAGAAAAGTACCGTGGTTTCAATGTCACGAGCTGAACGCGATCTCATGCGCAagttcctcttcctcctcatgTACCGGAACAGAGGGTTTCATACCCGCTTCAACCATGCCACGCCCGACGGGTACAACGAGGATGATAAGGAGCTTGTGCGCGAGTACATGCGCAAGAACAATATCATCACGCCACTGGATGTGTGGCTCGACGGGATCAAGACCATCATCGAGCTCCCTATGGACCCGGGAAAGAAGTGGctgggggtgttgatgggcAAGATGTACCCTCAAGACGCCATGTGGTTCTGGTTACACGCTGAGTTCTCCTACATGGCTATTCTCACCCCTGCAGAGGATGGCGACGAGTTTATTCTGACCGACAACGCGTATGCGATATTCGAAGGCCCCAATACTTCTGCGCTGGACGCGGAGACGCAGGAAGTCATTGATACTGAATATCTTCCCCTTCATACATTTGCACCTATTTCACCCAAGCTCTTGATCGTGCTCCGAGCCGACATATTTCCCGATCCCCTGGAAGACGCTGATGAGCGTGTTAGGGAGGCGCGGAAACTTATGCGATTAGCATGTCGTGCCCCTTTGGAATCCCCAGGCTCGGAGAAGGTTCGCTCATTGCTGGCGGACCTTCCCATCTCAAAAGCTCGAAACAACTACACGGTGATCGTTGATAGCCGACTTGAGCTCAAAGCCGGGCAGCCTCCTAAAAGACGCCAAACAGACAGATTCGACTTCACCATCTTCCCTGTCAAACAAAACCATGTCAACATGATCAACGGGATTTTTTTGGACAGTTGTGCCCCTTGTACAAGCATCGTGTTTGAGTCTCGTGACGCCTTTGCCCGCACACTCGAGTGGTATCTCACTGCACCTTGCAGCATGGGCAAAGTGTTGGGTGGGAAACACAAGGAGATCCGCCGCCGGGCTTTGTTCAAGTTGGAGGCCATCTCCCGAGCCTTGGGTTCGCAAAAGGAAACCAAGTGGCAAGATGTAGAAGAAGTTGTGATGGACAATGTCGAGCAGTGGCGAGCAGAGAACCTTGACAAGCAACGCAATCTTGTACGGCTCATGAACGCAGATCTTGACGGTCTATACGAAGGAGTTCACAGGCAGGCAAACAAATATGGAAGGCCATTCAACTCGAAGTCTTATGGCCCATACTTTCTCCTTG GTGGCTCACGGTACACAGCAGAGGAGGACTTTGCACAGGCTAACTTGATACGAAGATTCAGAATCAAGATTGACCTCTGGTCTAAAGGGATGGTTGATGAAGTTATTCGGCAGAGAAACAGGGACTTGATCGAGACTGCCTACCTTCGGCTCCCGCCACGACGTGTTTGGATGCTCATCAAGCTGATCAGACTGATGCTCCTTGCCGGTCCGGATAAGCCGGTAGACCTAAAGCTAGCAAAAAGCGAATTCGATGGTCCAGAGGATACGATTGCACGGG TCCACCATCTTGTCACACCCAAAGTCCTAAACGACCTTCTCTGGAGGACTCACATCAACGACATGTATTCGAGACGGAATCATGGCGTTGACATTTGGGCCAGGCAGAACGGCGGCTGGGATCTTGCAGCGTGGGAGATGCCGTTTTTGCATCACATACGGG GAAGCATTAGAAACTGCG GAATACCTGCAATCGAGAAGTTCGGACTGGAAGTTCCCGGATCTCCAACCCCCGCTTGCACCATTGACACTTTTAGGGACATGAGACCGACGGATATACGCAAGACAATTGTCGAGCTCAATGTGAGGAAGCTAGCAGAGTTGGAATTTGACTCTCTTTTCGATAACCAGGTGGAATGTCACGATCTGTTGATGGAGTTCAAAAGGCTGTTCTTCCAGCTGTCATACCCAACCCCACCCTACACGTGGTTATTGGAAATGGCAGTTCGAGCTGGAGTGTTGTGA